The following proteins are co-located in the Eptesicus fuscus isolate TK198812 chromosome 9, DD_ASM_mEF_20220401, whole genome shotgun sequence genome:
- the LOC129147069 gene encoding phosphate carrier protein, mitochondrial-like — translation MCDSGGNPPLHVKSGRRSKRAAASVKQSYEYGSPRYLLLCGLGGMLSCGLTHTAIVPLDLVKCRMQVDPGKYKGILSGFAVTVRDDGLRGLARGWAPTLLGYSMQGFFKFGLYEVFKIRYAELLGPEKAYEWRTGLYLAASASAEFFADMALSPMEAVKVRVQTQPGYARTLRAALPRMYGEEGLWAFYKGVAPLWMRQIPYTMMKFACFERTVEALYKYVVPKPQSQCTKAEQLAVTFVAGYIAGVFCAMVSHPADSVVSVLNKEKGSTALGVLRRLGFGGLWKGLFARILMIGTLTALQWFIYDSVKVYLKLPRPPVPQAPESFQKQK, via the coding sequence ATGTGTGACAGTGGCGGCAACCCGCCCCTGCACGTAAAAAGTGGGCGCAGAAGCAAGCGGGCGGCGGCCTCGGTGAAACAAAGCTATGAATACGGCTCTCCGAGATACCTGCTCCTGTGCGGCCtgggcgggatgctgagctgtgGGCTGACGCACACGGCCATCGTGCCCCTGGACCTGGTCAAGTGCCGCATGCAGGTGGACCCGGGCAAATACAAGGGCATCCTGAGCGGCTTCGCTGTGACCGTGCGGGACGACGGGCTGCGCGGCCTGGCCCGAGGCTGggcccccaccctcctgggctACTCCATGCAGGGCTTCTTCAAGTTCGGCCTCTACGAGGTCTTCAAGATCCGCTACGCGGAGCTGCTGGGCCCGGAGAAGGCCTACGAGTGGAGAACCGGCCTGTACCTGGCCGCCTCGGCCAGCGCCGAGTTCTTCGCCGACATGGCCCTGTCGCCCATGGAGGCGGTGAAGGTCCGCGTGCAGACGCAGCCGGGCTACGCCCGAACCCTGCGGGCCGCGCTGCCCCGGATGTACGGCGAGGAGGGCCTGTGGGCCTTCTACAAGGGCGTGGCGCCGCTCTGGATGCGGCAGATCCCCTACACCATGATGAAGTTCGCCTGCTTCGAGCGCACCGTGGAGGCCCTCTACAAGTACGTGGTGCCcaagccccagagccagtgcaccaaAGCCGAGCAGCTCGCCGTGACCTTCGTGGCCGGCTACATTGCCGGCGTCTTCTGCGCCATGGTGTCCCACCCGGCCGACTCCGTCGTTTCCGTTTTGAACAAGGAGAAAGGCAGCACGGCCTTGGGAGTTCTCCGCAGACTGGGGTTTGGGGGCTTGTGGAAGGGCCTGTTCGCCCGAATCCTCATGATTGGCACCCTGACGGCGCTGCAGTGGTTCATCTACGACTCGGTCAAGGTCTATCTCAAGCTGCCCCGCCCTCCAGTCCCTCAGGCGCCGGAATCCTTCCAGAAGCAGAAATAG